In a single window of the Sander lucioperca isolate FBNREF2018 chromosome 19, SLUC_FBN_1.2, whole genome shotgun sequence genome:
- the si:ch211-202p1.5 gene encoding endothelin-1 has product MKLYKTSPLSAEEGPPHSTHRREKRCSCENQKDKECIFFCHIGIVWVNAPSHVVPYGFGSVRLRREIGRCLCTHTRDTECGNFCSVQTQTQEENAATKRKTDKQLKRYQAAFWEKRSRHALKHQT; this is encoded by the exons atgaAGCTGTACAAAA ccTCGCCCCTCTCAGCGGAGGAGGGCCCCCCCCACTCCACCCACCGCCGAGAGAAGCGCTGCTCCTGCGAGAACCAGAAAGACAAGGAGTGcatttttttctgccacatcGGTATCGTCTGGGTCAACGCGCCGAG CCACGTAGTCCCGTACGGATTTGGATCGGTCCGACTGAGGCGAGAGATCGGCCGCtgcctctgcacacacacacgggacacAGAGTGTGGGAACTTCTGCTCCGTGCAGACTCAGACAca aGAGGAAAATGCAGCGACGAAGAGGAAGACTGACAAACAATTGAAGAGATACCAAGCTGCATTCTGGGAAAAAAGAAGCCGACACGCACTCAAACACCAGACCTGA